One Armatimonadota bacterium DNA window includes the following coding sequences:
- a CDS encoding dynamin family protein, which translates to MMLDSYGTAREQIIEAFEALNRLAADRGADRVLDSSSAAKERLEENRFNLVVFGEFKRGKSTFINSLLGKDLLPTAVVPLTCIITLVRYGEEERATIFFMDGRTLDVPITKLPAYITESENPENHKRVSRVEVFEPSPLLKEGLQIIDTPGVGSVYEHNTEVALEFLPHADAAVFLVAADPPISGSEREFVVRIRQYVSKIFFVQNKADRLSSEELSESVQFNKRVIEEELGYDSLQIFPISARLALEGKISDNRNVLVSSNIDEFEQALGTFLMKERGLISLLSGANGAIKSASDIRVGIELERKAVQTPVVELEEKLRLFSARLLSVRKQKEEDLYLLEQVLNKLVVEQLDADLAALRSSQRRPLYKRLAQVSEEASGGNAAAVLNHLNNCMPGIVQEVLAAWQASELPRVSELLNDRLQGFTDKINALIDQVHDISGDVFDLKLEHFAPDQQLSGFSRFFVRTWNIRVNFEFAALPLLYILPGRWMRRRLLRAAWERLWEQFDMHCGQMRYDFVQRLQTSIHEYAKMLDAKIEDTAQGMESAVRKAMDERAKGQEAVDASLLQLDDQYRCVNDVLARLLEIKTDMSPST; encoded by the coding sequence TCGACTCTTCGTCGGCCGCGAAGGAGCGTCTTGAGGAGAACCGGTTCAACCTGGTCGTGTTCGGCGAGTTCAAGCGCGGAAAGAGCACTTTCATCAACTCGCTCCTCGGAAAGGACCTTCTCCCAACCGCAGTCGTCCCGCTCACCTGCATCATCACGCTGGTGCGATACGGAGAGGAAGAGCGAGCAACCATCTTTTTCATGGACGGTCGCACTCTCGACGTTCCGATTACCAAGCTTCCTGCCTACATAACGGAGTCCGAGAACCCCGAGAACCACAAGCGCGTGTCCCGAGTCGAGGTATTCGAGCCGTCGCCGCTGTTGAAAGAGGGTCTGCAGATAATCGATACTCCAGGCGTCGGATCCGTCTACGAACACAACACCGAAGTAGCTCTTGAGTTTCTCCCCCATGCGGACGCCGCGGTCTTTCTGGTCGCTGCAGACCCCCCGATAAGCGGCAGCGAGCGGGAGTTTGTCGTACGCATCAGGCAATACGTTTCAAAGATATTCTTCGTTCAGAACAAGGCAGATCGTCTGTCAAGCGAGGAACTCAGCGAGTCCGTGCAGTTCAACAAGCGGGTCATCGAGGAGGAACTCGGGTATGACTCATTGCAGATCTTCCCGATATCGGCAAGGCTAGCGCTTGAGGGCAAGATATCAGACAACCGCAACGTGCTGGTATCCAGCAACATAGACGAGTTCGAGCAGGCACTCGGCACATTCCTCATGAAAGAGCGCGGTCTGATCTCGCTGCTCTCTGGGGCCAACGGCGCTATAAAGTCGGCCTCGGACATACGAGTGGGCATAGAACTCGAGCGCAAGGCGGTTCAAACCCCTGTCGTGGAGCTGGAGGAAAAACTCCGACTCTTCAGCGCACGCCTGCTTTCCGTACGAAAGCAGAAAGAGGAAGACCTCTACCTGCTGGAACAGGTCTTGAACAAGCTGGTGGTGGAGCAGCTCGATGCTGACCTTGCGGCGCTCCGCTCCAGCCAGCGCAGGCCGCTGTACAAGAGGCTGGCGCAGGTCAGCGAGGAAGCCTCTGGGGGCAACGCGGCGGCCGTGCTCAATCACCTCAACAACTGCATGCCCGGCATCGTCCAGGAGGTTCTCGCTGCGTGGCAGGCGTCCGAGTTACCGCGGGTATCCGAACTGCTGAACGACAGACTTCAGGGATTCACGGACAAGATCAACGCTCTGATCGATCAAGTGCACGACATATCCGGAGACGTGTTCGATCTGAAGCTCGAGCACTTCGCCCCAGACCAGCAACTCAGCGGGTTCAGTCGTTTCTTCGTAAGGACTTGGAACATCCGAGTGAACTTTGAGTTTGCCGCCCTGCCCCTGCTCTACATTCTGCCTGGACGTTGGATGCGCAGGAGACTCCTGCGAGCTGCGTGGGAGAGGCTCTGGGAGCAGTTTGACATGCACTGCGGTCAGATGCGCTATGACTTCGTCCAGAGGCTGCAGACCAGCATCCACGAATATGCGAAGATGCTTGATGCAAAGATAGAGGATACTGCTCAAGGGATGGAATCGGCCGTGCGAAAAGCGATGGATGAGCGGGCGAAAGGGCAGGAAGCGGTGGATGCCTCGCTCTTGCAGCTTGACGACCAGTATCGCTGTGTGAACGACGTGCTGGCGAGGCTGCTGGAGATCAAGACTGATATGTCCCCGAGTACCTGA